One segment of Capnocytophaga sp. oral taxon 878 DNA contains the following:
- the rfbF gene encoding glucose-1-phosphate cytidylyltransferase, with protein sequence MKAVILAGGLGTRLSEETALRPKPMVEIGGMPILWHILKIYSHYGINEFIICCGYKGYIIKEYFANYFLHQSDITFDMANNEMHVHQKRAEPWKVTLIDTGEHSMTGGRLKRVLPYIENEEAFCFTYGDGVADIDIAKLVAFHKAHGKEATLTGVYPPGRFGALDIVNNQIMKFQEKPKGDGALINGGFFVLSPKVIERIKGDSTIWEQEPLKGLATDGQLMCYKHEGFWQPMDTLRDKTLLEELWQNNKAPWKVWQ encoded by the coding sequence ATGAAAGCAGTAATTTTAGCAGGTGGTCTCGGCACACGATTGAGTGAGGAAACAGCCTTGAGACCTAAACCAATGGTAGAAATAGGAGGAATGCCTATCTTATGGCATATTCTCAAAATATATTCGCACTACGGCATTAATGAGTTTATCATTTGTTGTGGTTATAAGGGCTATATCATCAAGGAATATTTTGCTAATTATTTTTTACATCAATCGGATATTACTTTTGATATGGCAAATAATGAGATGCACGTACACCAAAAACGCGCTGAACCTTGGAAAGTTACTCTTATTGATACAGGAGAGCACTCTATGACGGGAGGGCGCCTTAAACGTGTTTTGCCATATATTGAAAACGAAGAAGCTTTTTGCTTTACTTATGGCGACGGAGTAGCTGATATTGATATTGCTAAATTAGTAGCTTTTCATAAAGCTCACGGTAAGGAGGCAACTCTTACAGGAGTCTATCCCCCAGGTAGATTTGGAGCTTTGGATATAGTAAATAATCAGATTATGAAGTTCCAAGAAAAGCCGAAAGGAGATGGAGCGCTTATTAATGGAGGGTTCTTTGTACTATCACCTAAAGTAATAGAGCGCATAAAAGGAGATAGCACTATTTGGGAACAAGAACCGCTAAAAGGCTTAGCCACAGACGGACAGTTGATGTGTTATAAGCACGAAGGTTTTTGGCAACCAATGGATACGCTCCGTGATAAAACGCTTTTGGAAGAATTATGGCAAAACAACAAAGCACCTTGGAAGGTATGGCAATAG
- a CDS encoding DUF4296 domain-containing protein, which translates to MKKITYIIILLLIFTACRQNIVPKPKNFLDEQQMENLLYDMAILETMKNSHAHLLDSLQFNPQEFIYQKYHTDSISLSQNMIYYASYPKEYDDIVQKVEKRLNAQRDSMSKASALPSQSLGQQLESIK; encoded by the coding sequence ATGAAAAAAATCACTTATATTATAATCTTATTACTAATTTTTACAGCTTGTAGGCAGAATATAGTCCCCAAGCCTAAAAACTTTCTTGATGAACAGCAGATGGAAAATTTGTTGTACGATATGGCAATATTAGAAACAATGAAAAACTCACACGCACATCTGTTGGACTCATTGCAATTCAATCCACAAGAGTTTATTTACCAAAAATACCATACCGATAGTATTTCGCTCTCACAAAATATGATATATTATGCCTCCTATCCTAAGGAGTATGATGATATAGTGCAAAAAGTAGAAAAACGACTAAATGCTCAGCGTGATAGTATGAGTAAGGCATCAGCCTTGCCTTCACAATCTTTAGGACAGCAACTTGAATCTATAAAATAA
- a CDS encoding uroporphyrinogen-III synthase yields MKVKTILVSQPEPKAENSPYTQIIENHNVKVDFVPFIKVEGMTAKDIRMQKIDLTKFTAIILTSRKSVDHYFRIADEMRFKVPDTMKYFCQSEAIAFYLQKYITYRKRKIYVGKKEFNDLLPILKKYKDEKFLFPGSDSPKPEASAALDALKIKWERVVFYRTVYCDISALKQHKYDILTFFSPAGIEALFKSFPDFSQQKTKIAVYGDATLKAAEEAGLIIDIKAPSPDSPSMTVALDHYLLKTNAKKQLKNLEV; encoded by the coding sequence ATGAAAGTAAAAACGATATTAGTTTCGCAACCAGAACCAAAGGCCGAAAACTCACCTTACACTCAAATCATTGAAAACCACAATGTAAAAGTCGATTTTGTGCCTTTCATCAAGGTAGAAGGAATGACTGCAAAAGATATTCGTATGCAAAAAATTGACCTCACGAAATTTACTGCTATCATCCTCACTAGCCGCAAATCAGTCGATCATTATTTTCGTATAGCCGATGAAATGCGCTTTAAAGTACCCGATACTATGAAGTACTTCTGCCAGTCCGAAGCTATTGCTTTCTACTTGCAGAAATACATCACCTACCGCAAGCGCAAGATATATGTAGGGAAAAAAGAATTCAATGATCTTTTACCAATCCTGAAAAAGTATAAAGACGAAAAATTTCTCTTTCCGGGCTCCGATTCTCCTAAGCCCGAGGCCTCAGCAGCTCTTGATGCTCTCAAAATAAAGTGGGAACGAGTAGTGTTTTACCGCACTGTTTATTGTGATATTTCAGCATTAAAACAGCATAAGTATGATATACTTACATTCTTTTCACCAGCTGGTATCGAGGCTCTTTTTAAAAGTTTCCCTGATTTTAGTCAACAAAAAACCAAAATAGCAGTTTATGGCGATGCTACCCTTAAGGCCGCCGAAGAAGCAGGCTTAATAATAGATATTAAAGCTCCTTCTCCTGATAGTCCTTCAATGACTGTAGCTCTTGACCATTATTTATTGAAAACGAACGCTAAAAAGCAATTGAAAAATTTGGAGGTATAG
- a CDS encoding dihydroorotase yields MKTLIKNAIIVNENTLFQGDLLIEGERIAQIDSHITPKGNYEVIEAEGKYLIPGVIDDQVHFREPGLTHKATIATESRAAVAGGVTTFFEQPNTVPQTVTIPLLEEKFAIAKQSSFANYSFFLGGTNDNLEELKRLDKNACAGVKLFLGSSTGNMLVDNEKTIEAIFNNVDLVIAAHCEDEATIRKNLAHYQELYGDDIPIAMHPHIRSAEACYLSSSRAIALAEKTGARLHVFHLSTAKETDLFRNDMPLKDKKITAEVCVHHLWFSEEDYATRGAFIKWNPAVKTADDRTALWQALLDDRLDVIATDHAPHTLEEKQRKGYVNIPSGAPLVQHSLVAMLEKSYEGSISIEKIVEKMCHNPAILFQVKDRGFLREGYYADLVLVDLDTQWTVQKNNLLYKCGWSPLEGQQFHSKIVSTFVNGSLVYHQGKILEPNKGQRVTFNR; encoded by the coding sequence ATGAAAACCCTTATCAAAAACGCAATCATCGTAAACGAAAATACCCTCTTTCAAGGCGACCTCCTCATTGAGGGCGAACGCATTGCACAAATAGACTCTCACATTACTCCCAAAGGAAATTACGAGGTGATAGAAGCCGAAGGCAAGTATCTCATCCCTGGAGTGATTGATGATCAAGTGCACTTCCGCGAACCTGGGCTTACTCACAAAGCTACTATAGCTACCGAAAGCAGGGCTGCGGTAGCCGGCGGGGTTACTACCTTTTTTGAGCAACCTAACACCGTACCCCAAACCGTAACAATTCCGCTTTTGGAAGAGAAATTTGCAATTGCCAAACAATCATCGTTTGCCAACTATTCTTTCTTTTTAGGAGGCACGAACGACAACCTTGAAGAACTGAAACGCTTAGATAAAAACGCTTGTGCAGGGGTAAAACTCTTCTTAGGTTCTTCCACAGGAAATATGCTCGTAGACAACGAGAAAACCATAGAAGCTATTTTCAATAATGTAGATTTGGTCATCGCTGCTCATTGTGAAGATGAAGCAACTATTCGCAAAAACTTAGCCCACTATCAAGAATTGTATGGTGATGATATCCCTATTGCTATGCATCCTCATATCCGCAGTGCTGAGGCTTGCTATCTATCCTCTTCACGCGCCATTGCTCTGGCTGAAAAAACCGGCGCACGCTTGCACGTGTTCCACCTTTCAACAGCTAAGGAAACCGACCTTTTCCGCAATGATATGCCACTAAAAGATAAGAAAATCACCGCTGAGGTGTGTGTGCATCACTTGTGGTTTTCCGAAGAAGATTACGCTACTCGTGGGGCTTTCATCAAATGGAATCCGGCAGTAAAAACAGCCGATGACCGCACAGCACTGTGGCAAGCCCTCTTAGACGACCGCCTAGATGTGATTGCTACCGATCACGCGCCTCACACCCTCGAAGAAAAACAGCGCAAGGGCTATGTCAATATCCCTTCAGGGGCGCCTTTGGTACAGCATTCGCTTGTGGCTATGCTCGAAAAATCCTACGAAGGTAGTATTTCTATCGAAAAAATAGTAGAGAAAATGTGTCATAATCCTGCAATCCTTTTTCAGGTAAAAGACCGTGGGTTCTTGCGTGAAGGTTATTACGCCGATCTTGTGCTAGTGGATCTGGATACCCAATGGACAGTGCAGAAAAACAATCTGCTCTACAAATGTGGCTGGAGTCCGCTTGAAGGGCAACAGTTCCATAGTAAGATAGTAAGCACCTTTGTGAATGGTAGTTTAGTATATCATCAAGGCAAAATATTAGAACCTAATAAAGGGCAACGCGTAACATTCAACAGATAA
- a CDS encoding UDP-glucose/GDP-mannose dehydrogenase family protein, translated as MRITIIGTGYVGLVSGTCFAEVGNKVTCVDVNTQKIEKLKQGIVPIYEPGLEEMVLNNVTHKNLFFTTNLTEAIKDAEVVFIAVGTPMGDDGSADLQYVLSVSQGIGEAMQGELIIVDKSTVPVGTADKVRATVQAALDKRGVQYEFHIVSNPEFLKEGKAIQDFLKPDRVVIGADNQYAFSKMKELYSSFFLQHERFITMDIRSAEMTKYAANAMLATKISFMNEIANICERVGADVNKVRIGIGSDSRIGYSFIYPGCGYGGSCFPKDVLALKKLAEEVGYKAELIESVDNVNNRQKYVIAQKVIKRYGEDLTGKTFAIWGLSFKPETDDMREAPSIYIIKELVKRGATIQAYDPKAVHEAKVCYLKDIPITYVDSKYEALKGADALLLLTEWKEFRAPDFEEMAKQLKQKIIFDGRNQYNAFALPNKGWEYLQIGV; from the coding sequence GTGAGAATTACAATTATTGGTACTGGTTATGTAGGCTTAGTGTCAGGTACTTGTTTTGCCGAAGTTGGCAACAAGGTAACTTGTGTAGATGTAAACACACAGAAGATAGAGAAACTTAAGCAGGGTATTGTACCTATCTATGAACCTGGATTGGAAGAAATGGTATTGAATAATGTAACTCATAAAAATTTATTTTTCACTACCAATCTTACTGAAGCTATTAAAGATGCTGAGGTGGTATTCATAGCAGTAGGCACTCCAATGGGTGATGATGGTTCAGCCGATTTGCAATATGTATTATCTGTATCACAAGGTATAGGTGAAGCTATGCAAGGAGAGTTGATAATAGTAGATAAATCAACAGTACCAGTAGGCACAGCTGATAAAGTGCGAGCTACAGTGCAAGCAGCTTTGGATAAGCGAGGAGTGCAATACGAATTTCATATAGTATCTAATCCAGAGTTCTTAAAAGAAGGCAAAGCTATTCAGGACTTTTTAAAACCTGATCGTGTAGTAATAGGAGCTGATAACCAGTATGCCTTTAGCAAGATGAAAGAATTGTACTCATCTTTTTTCTTACAGCATGAACGTTTTATTACTATGGATATTCGTTCTGCTGAAATGACTAAATATGCAGCCAATGCTATGCTCGCCACTAAGATTTCATTTATGAATGAGATAGCCAATATCTGTGAACGAGTAGGCGCAGATGTGAATAAGGTTCGCATTGGTATAGGTTCTGATAGTCGTATAGGCTATAGCTTTATTTATCCTGGTTGTGGATATGGAGGCTCTTGTTTTCCTAAAGATGTATTAGCTCTTAAAAAATTAGCAGAAGAAGTTGGTTATAAAGCGGAACTTATAGAGTCAGTAGATAATGTAAACAATCGTCAGAAGTACGTTATAGCTCAAAAGGTGATAAAACGATATGGTGAAGACCTTACAGGCAAGACTTTTGCTATTTGGGGCTTATCATTCAAACCTGAAACTGACGATATGCGTGAAGCACCTTCTATCTATATCATCAAAGAATTAGTAAAACGAGGAGCTACCATACAAGCCTACGACCCTAAAGCAGTGCACGAGGCAAAGGTATGTTACCTAAAAGATATACCCATAACTTATGTAGATAGTAAGTACGAAGCCCTAAAAGGAGCAGATGCTTTGCTACTACTAACTGAATGGAAAGAGTTTCGTGCCCCTGACTTTGAAGAAATGGCTAAACAGCTTAAACAAAAAATTATCTTTGATGGGCGTAATCAATACAATGCTTTTGCATTACCAAATAAGGGCTGGGAATATCTGCAGATAGGGGTTTAG
- a CDS encoding FAD-binding oxidoreductase, with protein MKKHTIHLKNNITYTCDENTSLLKAALDNDISLEYSCFEARCRSCKVKVLEGKVENLQEEKVLTAEEKVAGYVLSCNVVPRSDIRLDIEDLGVKLPASQVSPCKISNITHINGNIVEVVLRLPPKVDFQFLAGQYVDIIRNGHKRSYSISHSQYESNQLKLFIRNYEGGLFSNYWFNEAKPNDLLRVEGPLGTFFYRHNEVCTDIVLLATGTGIAPIKAILEQLQASPELLVNKKVWLLWGGRKKEDLFWKPDFTFAHFEYIPVLTREDDWQGAKGYVQEIASAQAISWPTAQVYACGSEAMIQSAQELLTKQGLKGENFFADAFVAGK; from the coding sequence TTGAAAAAACACACTATACATCTAAAAAACAATATAACTTATACTTGTGATGAGAACACCTCTTTACTAAAAGCTGCTTTAGATAATGATATTAGTTTAGAGTATTCTTGTTTTGAAGCACGTTGTAGAAGCTGTAAAGTGAAAGTACTTGAAGGAAAAGTAGAAAACCTCCAAGAAGAAAAGGTGCTTACCGCTGAAGAGAAAGTAGCAGGCTATGTACTTTCGTGCAATGTAGTACCCCGTTCAGACATAAGATTAGATATAGAAGATTTGGGTGTAAAACTACCTGCCTCTCAAGTGAGCCCTTGCAAAATAAGTAATATTACTCATATTAATGGTAATATTGTAGAGGTAGTGTTGCGTTTGCCTCCTAAGGTAGATTTTCAGTTTTTAGCGGGGCAATATGTAGATATTATCAGAAATGGACATAAGCGCAGCTATTCTATTAGCCATAGTCAGTATGAAAGCAACCAGCTGAAACTCTTTATTCGCAATTATGAAGGGGGACTATTTAGCAACTATTGGTTTAATGAGGCTAAGCCTAATGATTTGCTTAGAGTAGAGGGACCTTTGGGCACTTTCTTTTACCGGCATAATGAAGTATGCACCGATATTGTATTATTAGCTACAGGTACTGGTATTGCACCTATAAAAGCCATTTTAGAACAGCTGCAAGCTAGTCCGGAATTATTAGTTAATAAAAAAGTGTGGCTTTTGTGGGGAGGAAGAAAAAAAGAAGACTTATTTTGGAAGCCTGATTTTACCTTTGCTCATTTTGAATATATACCAGTATTGACTCGTGAGGACGATTGGCAAGGAGCAAAAGGGTATGTGCAAGAGATAGCTTCAGCACAGGCTATCAGTTGGCCTACAGCGCAAGTGTATGCTTGTGGTAGTGAGGCAATGATACAAAGCGCTCAGGAACTTCTCACTAAACAAGGATTGAAAGGAGAGAATTTTTTCGCTGATGCATTTGTTGCAGGCAAATAA
- a CDS encoding DUF4271 domain-containing protein gives MEVIPLQHTYINWIFPAFLLIFGLFAFLRVFYPKHFSDYTRLLVNDKYIIIYGKKERKLHLFTIVLYLLQSLCLALLVYVGLKHFGVTQLFTEKYMFLEIELVVMAILLLKLILQQSISSLFSLTDFSKDYIFTRIAYSSYAAIFVLLLLFLGIYTFGMTKPFLSLLFLTLLIINALSWLKIIKNNLKQIKPYLFYFILYLCALEIAPYIYLIYIGKHLLST, from the coding sequence TTGGAAGTCATCCCCCTACAACATACTTACATTAATTGGATATTCCCAGCCTTCTTGCTCATTTTTGGGTTATTTGCTTTTTTGCGTGTGTTTTATCCCAAGCACTTTTCCGATTATACTCGCTTATTAGTAAATGATAAGTATATTATTATTTATGGCAAGAAAGAACGTAAGTTACACCTGTTTACTATAGTACTCTATTTGCTGCAAAGTCTCTGTTTGGCACTACTTGTATATGTAGGGTTAAAGCATTTTGGTGTTACTCAGTTGTTCACCGAAAAATATATGTTTTTAGAAATAGAGCTTGTAGTTATGGCTATACTTTTATTAAAGCTTATATTACAACAGTCAATAAGCAGTTTGTTTAGCCTAACCGACTTTAGTAAGGATTATATTTTCACTCGTATAGCCTACTCATCCTATGCAGCTATCTTTGTTTTGCTGCTCCTTTTCTTAGGTATTTATACCTTCGGGATGACAAAACCTTTCCTATCCCTTCTCTTTTTAACACTTCTGATAATCAATGCGTTAAGCTGGTTAAAGATTATTAAAAACAATCTAAAGCAAATAAAACCCTACTTATTCTATTTTATTTTGTATCTTTGCGCCCTTGAAATAGCACCCTATATATATCTCATTTACATTGGGAAGCACCTGCTTAGTACATAG